Genomic segment of Geminocystis herdmanii PCC 6308:
ACTAGCCCCCGCTTCCTCAATAATTTTAGAGATCGGTTTCAGTAACAACTTTTCTGTGACGATAACGAGCTTACTGGCTTTCTTGATCATATTTACCTCTTTATACCTATAGTTATCGAATTTAATAAAACTCAGGAAAACGCCAACACTGCGCGCTTACCATAGTGAGCATTCTAGCATCAGACTATCGATCAGTCAAGGAGATACACCCATAGCAGAGTCGATTTTAAATATAAGTTTCACTTATTTAAAATTTAATAAGTCTAAAACAATATTTTGTCACAAATGTTGCTTCTTAGCCCACCTTCTCATATACTTAAATATATGGTATTTATTCGAACCATAGACAAAAAAACTATGAATAATTTTGAATCTAGGCAGTCAAAACCAAAGTTGCCTACAGAGGAGGGTTGGAGCGTACAGGTATATAGCAGTAATCGCCGTTTACTCTGGGTTTTAGAACCCTCCCACGGTTGGGTATTCCTGATCGGTTGCGGTGTTGGTTTACTAATTTCAGTAGTTTGGATTAACCTCGCTCGTTACAGTCCTCCCTTAGAACCGACTTCCCCAAAGGAATCTCCAGCATTGCAAGTGGATTAATTACACTTCAATCATAAACTATTGGTCAAATAAAAGAAAAACTTATCATTTAGATTAAATATTAAGTTTTAAATTTATGTTAAATAGTTTGAAAATAAGTTGATTTTACTATAGACTTATATAAATCAATATTTAATTCTTTATAGAATAAAAACTATAGATAATGATAGCCCTCCAGCATCATCTTCTAGCCCTGTTCCTAGAACAGTTATGTTTAAATACCCTATAAACAGGACATTCCGTAGTACCTGTACCGTGGGGGTGAAAAAAATCACCCTGACTTTAAAAAGCCCACTTATTATAATTGCCCCAGAAGGGGCACAAGGAGAAATTAATGGATTTTTTATCGCTTTTCTTGACGGACTTCATCAAGCAGTTACAGTCCCCAACCCTCGCTTTTTTGATTGGAGGAATGATCATTGCTGCTCTTGGTAGTGAATTAGTAATTCCAGAGTCAATTTCTACAATTATCGTTTTCATGTTGCTGACTAAAATCGGTTTGACTGGTGGCATTGCCATCCGCAATTCCAATCTTGCGGACATGATTTTACCTGTAATATTTGCTGTAGTAATAGGTATTGTAATTGTTTTTATCGCCCGTTACACATTGGGTAAATTGCCAAAAGTCAAAGTCGTAGATGCCATCGCCACTGGTGGATTATTTGGTGCGGTGAGTGGTTCTACCATGGCGGCTGGTTTGACCGTACTCGAAGAACAGAAAATTTCCTTCGAGGCATGGGCAGGAGCTCTTTATCCCTTCATGGACATTCCCGCTTTAGTGACTGCGATCGTAATAGCGAATATTTATCTCAACAAAAAGAAAAGTCCTATGAGTGAGGAATTCAGCGCAGAAGAATCTTTCGCTAAAGAGGCGGTTATGGCAGGAGAGTATCACAGTAACCCTGAGTACCCTGCCACCAGACAAGAGTATCTTAATCAGCAACAAAGCAAGGCAAACAAAGGTGTTCAAATATGGCCTATTATCGAGGAAAGTCTCCGAGGTCCTGCTTTATCGGCAATGTTACTCGGTCTTGCCCTTGGTATATTGACCAAGCCAGAAAGCGTCTATGAAGGTTTCTACAATCCTGCCTTTCGTGGTTTACTTTCTATCTTGATGTTAGTTATGGGCATGGAGGCTTGGTCAAGAATTGGCGAATTGCGTAAAGTTGCTCAGTGGTATGTTGTTTATAGTGCTATTGCACCTTTTATCCATGGACTTATCGCTTTCGGTTTAGGTCTGATTGCTCACTACACTATGAACTTTAGTATGGGGGGTGTTGTAATCCTCGCTGTCATCGCTTCTTCCAGTTCCGATATTTCTGGACCTCCTACCTTACGAGCTGGTATCCCCACAGCGAACCCATCCGCTTATATCGGTGCTTCTACCGCCATCGGAACACCCATTGCGATCGGTATATGTATCCCCTTCTTCATTGGTCTTGCTCAAGCACTTATGGGCAACTAGGGTTTGCTGAAAAAGTATTTTGATGAAGGTAGGAGAGAGGAGTCAGGAGTCAGGAGACAGGAGTTAGGAGAAAGACTGAAACATCAAGGTTTTGATGCTGTTAATAGATAGACTAAGTATAGTTGTATTTTAAAAAAATAAGGTTAAAAGTGTTGAATTTTTGAATAAAAATTCTTAAAACGGAGCACTTTTTCACTAATGTATTATGTCTAAACCTTTGATTTTAATAGCTTTCTGACTTATTCAGTAAACCCTAACTACGAAATGATTAACAATCTTTCATATTTGAGATAGAGACGTAAAATTTTACGTCTCTACAATAGTTTTAGCTATTAAAAATTTTTTCTGGAAAAATCTCTTAAAGAACCTCAGTTCGACATAAAATTATTGGTTAAGATAAGGTGTCAGGTATCAGGTGTTAGGGATCAGGTAAAGAATTAGTGAAAAAGTTGAACAAAAATTGATTTTATCAAAATTAAATTAAGTAATTAATTGATCTAAACAAAGAAATTGTTAACCTGCAACCTGCAACCTGCAACCTATTAACCTCAAGAATTCTTTTATCGAACTCAGGTCTTAAAGAGGGCGATAAACACGGTAATCGATGTTAGGGAAAATATTATCAATTTTTTCCACTTTTTCCAACCAACCAGAATCTACTTGCTCTGCCCAAATATCATCATAGAGTTTATTCAGTCTCAATAAATGACTCTTAGTTCGTCTTACCGCATAAGGTACCATCGTTCCCGTGCGCATAATAAATGCCCAATCTGACGACTGTGCCAATAACAATTCCCGTGCCGCTTGATTTAATGCCCGTAATTGTAACTCGTCTTCTGGTTCTTTGGTTGACAAATGAATCATCTTTTCCGCCGCCTTGTGTAGATGAGGGTAAACCCAAGCGTTAGTATGATTTAACCAATACTCATGGAAACCTTTATAACCCCAGCTCGATTGAGAAGGAATCGCCACCTGTTGAGTGGGATGTCCTTTCAAATAATCCGCTAAGTGAATCATATACATGGAATCTTGATCAAACCACGCTTTACGGAATAAAAAGTCAATAAATTGAGGACCTTCATACCACCAATGACCATATAACTCAGCATCATAGGGAGAAACAATAATCGGCTCTCGTTGCATCATTCCTGCAAGGTGTTGCACTTGTTGAACACGATTATATAAAAAGTTTCCTGCGTGTTCTGCGGCTTTTTCCCTTGCCCAATAAGGATCATATAAGGCTTTATCTGATAAACCTGCTTGACGGCTGGTGATTTTATGGTATTTTACCCCAACATTTTTCCGTTGACCATTGGGCATGATATAGGGTTTAATATAATCATAATCCGCTTCCCAGCCTAAATCTTTGTAAAACTCTCGATATACTGGATCACCCGGATAACCTACTTCCGATGACCAAACTTGTTGAGATGATTCATGATCACGCCCAAATACTGCTACTCCTGTTTCTGTGAAAATCGGTGCATAAGTACCAAAACGAGGGCGCGGACGAGCGTATAATAAACCATGACCATCGGTTAAGAAGTATCTTAACCCAGCATCAGCTAACATTCTTTCTAAACCTTCATAGTAGGCACATTCAGGCAACCAAATACCACGAGGGCGAATGCCAAAATTTTCTTCATAACTCTGACAAGCAACCTCAATTTGCGCCCATACGGCTTGAGGATACATTTTCATTAAGGGCAAATAACCATGGGTTGCACCGCAGGTAATAATTTCAAGGTTGTTGCTATCTTGAAATTTCTTAAATGCTCCAACTAAATCTCCCTTGTATTTTTCCCATACTTGACGAGTTTCACTAAACTCTTGAGCATAGTATTCAGCTAGGTATTTTATATGGCCATTATGCTCATTAAATTCAATTTCTTTTTCGACTAATTCTTGTAATTTTTCTAAATGTTCGCTATATTTTTCTTGTAATAATTTATCTTTGAGCATGGACACTAAAGGAGGTGTCATACTCATCGTTATTTTAAAATCAACTCCATCTCGTTTTAAGCCTTCAAAAACTTGGAGTAAAGGGATATAAGTTTCGGTGATTGCTTCATACAACCACTCTTCTTCTAAGACATAATCACTTTCGGGATGGCGAACAAAGGGTAAATGTGCGTGTAGCACGAGGGCGAGGTAGCCAAGAGCCATAATATGTCAATAACTATTTGCTAGTTTTTACAGGTGAGCAGATTATTTAATAATAAATACTATCTGTCATTAGAATTTTAAGCTAAAATGAGCGATGTTTTGCATTTTTACCTCAGTTCAATCTAAAATTTATTGCTAAAGATGAGGTGTTAGGTATTAGGTGTTAGGTATTAGGTGTTAGGTATTAGGTAAAAAATTAGACTTCTTGCAAAAGTCGAGTAATGAGTAATAAGTTAAGAAATTTATGTTTTCCACCCTAAAATAGATTCTACTTTTTATTTTGCACTCGTTTCTATGGATCAAAAATTATTAATAATTGATTTCCCTCTCGATTAATTTAATTAAATAATGGAACAAAAGTTGAAAAATTAACCTAAAATCTAAAACCTAAAACTTACCTAGATCAAATATTCTTGCATCAAACTCAGATAATTTTTGATTCAATTTCAGGGTAATAGGATATGATCCCCTTTAGTCATTCAAAATTTTCGATCGCCAAAGGCGGCGCTGTGCGATCGAACCTAAATCCAGTATTATATTTTTAACTATAAAAACTATATTTTATAATCACTATTAAAAGTAATCATTTTCTATATACAAATGTCTTATCTAAAAAGTTTTCCGTTACTTCTGAGTACGTTATGTTTAAACATAGGCTATATAAACCCGATCTTGGCTCAATCGGTGGATGCTAATCTCGATCGATTTAACCCCAACGCCAACCCTTTACAGTTTCCCACCAAGCCCAAAGAGGTAGAAATTGATCAACAACAATCCATCAGCTTAGAGGAAGCCATCGAAATTGCGCTTAAAAATAACAAAGATTTACAAGCCGCCAGAATTGAACTACAAAAAGCCGAAGACGGTTTAAGGGCTTCCCAAGGGGCAGAATTACCTACGGTGGACGGAAATTTGGAGTTTAACCAACGGGGGCAAGATACAAGCCCCCAAGGAGGGGATGTTTTTCGTCATCAAAGCCAATTTCTAGGGGGTTTGGAGGTAGGTTATGACTTGTATAGCGGTGGTCGTCGTAGTGCCTCGATCGAGCGTTCCCGTAGAGAAATCTATTTTAATAAACTAGATGTAGAGCGTATCTCCGAAGAAACCCGTTTCAATGTAACTAACTCTTACTATGAGTTACAAAATAGAGATGCTCAAGTCGCCATTGCCCAAGCTGCGATCGAAGACTTTTCCCAAACCCTCAGAGATGCGCAATTATTAGAACAAGCGGGGTTAGGCACAAGATTTGACGTT
This window contains:
- a CDS encoding glycoside hydrolase family 57 protein, whose product is MALGYLALVLHAHLPFVRHPESDYVLEEEWLYEAITETYIPLLQVFEGLKRDGVDFKITMSMTPPLVSMLKDKLLQEKYSEHLEKLQELVEKEIEFNEHNGHIKYLAEYYAQEFSETRQVWEKYKGDLVGAFKKFQDSNNLEIITCGATHGYLPLMKMYPQAVWAQIEVACQSYEENFGIRPRGIWLPECAYYEGLERMLADAGLRYFLTDGHGLLYARPRPRFGTYAPIFTETGVAVFGRDHESSQQVWSSEVGYPGDPVYREFYKDLGWEADYDYIKPYIMPNGQRKNVGVKYHKITSRQAGLSDKALYDPYWAREKAAEHAGNFLYNRVQQVQHLAGMMQREPIIVSPYDAELYGHWWYEGPQFIDFLFRKAWFDQDSMYMIHLADYLKGHPTQQVAIPSQSSWGYKGFHEYWLNHTNAWVYPHLHKAAEKMIHLSTKEPEDELQLRALNQAARELLLAQSSDWAFIMRTGTMVPYAVRRTKSHLLRLNKLYDDIWAEQVDSGWLEKVEKIDNIFPNIDYRVYRPL
- a CDS encoding sodium-dependent bicarbonate transport family permease, which gives rise to MDFLSLFLTDFIKQLQSPTLAFLIGGMIIAALGSELVIPESISTIIVFMLLTKIGLTGGIAIRNSNLADMILPVIFAVVIGIVIVFIARYTLGKLPKVKVVDAIATGGLFGAVSGSTMAAGLTVLEEQKISFEAWAGALYPFMDIPALVTAIVIANIYLNKKKSPMSEEFSAEESFAKEAVMAGEYHSNPEYPATRQEYLNQQQSKANKGVQIWPIIEESLRGPALSAMLLGLALGILTKPESVYEGFYNPAFRGLLSILMLVMGMEAWSRIGELRKVAQWYVVYSAIAPFIHGLIAFGLGLIAHYTMNFSMGGVVILAVIASSSSDISGPPTLRAGIPTANPSAYIGASTAIGTPIAIGICIPFFIGLAQALMGN